Proteins from a genomic interval of Bradyrhizobium sp. CCBAU 53340:
- a CDS encoding cytochrome C oxidase subunit IV family protein has product MTDWRPPTALVAAWLGLLALLALTVVMAYVPLGAGNGVVALTIGTIKAGLVAAIFMELRHRGGLTLVFAGAGLFWLGILLWLGSMDFLTRT; this is encoded by the coding sequence ATGACGGACTGGCGGCCGCCGACTGCTCTCGTCGCAGCCTGGCTCGGCCTGCTGGCCTTGCTGGCGCTGACTGTGGTTATGGCCTATGTCCCACTCGGCGCCGGCAATGGCGTCGTGGCCCTGACTATCGGCACGATCAAGGCGGGGCTTGTCGCCGCCATTTTCATGGAGCTGCGTCATCGAGGCGGCCTCACGCTGGTCTTCGCGGGCGCGGGGCTGTTCTGGCTCGGCATCCTGCTATGGCTGGGGTCAATGGACTTTTTGACCCGGACGTAA
- a CDS encoding cytochrome c oxidase subunit 3, protein MPESSAVSPQYASIPHRDHTAELGMWVFIATEVLLFGGLILAYLVYRHVFPQGFAAGSRHTEIVIGTANTALLLTSSFLVAWAVEVFSPATTGIVTWLLVGAACLGLVFIALKGIEYSKEYDEHLVPGIDFQFAGPKASGVQLFFVFYFIATAIHALHMLIGICLLVTLAIICRRAPTTRHRTALHSAALYWHFVDVVWIFLFALIYLPGRSIS, encoded by the coding sequence ATGCCTGAGAGCTCCGCCGTCTCACCGCAATATGCATCGATTCCTCACCGCGACCACACCGCCGAACTCGGCATGTGGGTGTTCATCGCGACAGAGGTGCTGCTGTTCGGCGGCCTGATCCTCGCCTATCTGGTCTATCGGCACGTCTTCCCGCAAGGCTTCGCTGCGGGCAGCCGGCACACCGAAATCGTGATCGGCACCGCCAACACAGCCCTGCTGCTGACGTCGAGCTTTCTGGTGGCGTGGGCGGTCGAGGTTTTCTCGCCCGCCACCACCGGGATCGTCACATGGCTGCTCGTAGGTGCTGCCTGTCTCGGCCTTGTCTTCATCGCGCTCAAGGGCATCGAGTACAGCAAGGAATACGACGAGCATCTCGTCCCCGGCATCGACTTCCAGTTCGCCGGACCAAAGGCCAGCGGCGTTCAGCTATTCTTCGTCTTCTACTTCATCGCCACCGCGATCCATGCGCTGCACATGCTGATCGGGATCTGCCTGCTGGTCACGCTTGCGATCATCTGTCGAAGGGCGCCGACGACGCGGCATCGCACGGCCCTGCACAGCGCGGCGCTGTACTGGCATTTCGTCGACGTTGTCTGGATCTTCCTATTCGCGCTGATCTACCTGCCCGGGAGGTCGATATCATGA
- the ctaD gene encoding cytochrome c oxidase subunit I, with amino-acid sequence MSEKNYLTTDFTLRSWFLTTDHKRIAILYFASLIFFFFIGGAAATAIRIELATPQADLVSSDVYNRLFTMHGIIMVWFFLIPSIPNTLGNFIVPLMIGARDLAFPRLNLISWYIFMLGGCITLFAILAGGVDTGWTFYTPFSTLYSNSYVIVAAAGVFIAGFSSILTGLNFIVTIHRLRAPGLTWYRLPLFLWSLYATSVILVLATPVLAITLLLMATERFFGVGIFDPRIGGDPLLFQHLFWFYSHPAVYIMILPGMGVINELVSCFSRKEVFGYKFVAWCSLAIAAVGFLVWGHHMFVSGQSLVASLVFSFMSFIVAVPSAIKVFNWTATLHKGSIHFDAPMLYALAFIGLFTIGGLTGLFLACLAFDVHATDTYFVVAHFHYIMVGGMVTAYFGGLHYWWPKITGRLYSEYWARTAAMLIFFGFNLTFFPQFILGAEGMPRRYHVYPPEFQLWNVLSSGGAAILAVAYLMPLFYLGYSAFFGKRAPPNPWNAPGLEWQTSSPPPEFNFETQPVVTREPYQYNERFEAEPQNA; translated from the coding sequence ATGAGCGAGAAGAACTATCTCACCACCGATTTCACGCTGCGATCGTGGTTCCTGACGACGGACCACAAGCGCATCGCGATCCTGTATTTCGCGAGCCTGATCTTCTTTTTCTTCATCGGCGGCGCGGCCGCCACCGCAATCCGGATCGAGCTGGCGACGCCGCAGGCCGACCTCGTCAGCTCCGACGTCTACAACCGCCTGTTCACCATGCATGGCATCATCATGGTGTGGTTCTTCCTGATCCCGTCGATTCCCAACACGCTCGGCAATTTTATTGTCCCGCTGATGATCGGCGCGCGCGATCTCGCCTTTCCCCGGCTCAATTTGATAAGCTGGTACATCTTCATGCTCGGCGGCTGCATCACGCTGTTTGCGATCCTCGCCGGCGGCGTTGACACCGGCTGGACCTTCTACACGCCGTTCTCGACGCTCTATTCGAACAGCTATGTGATCGTCGCCGCCGCCGGCGTCTTCATTGCCGGCTTCTCGTCGATCCTGACCGGCCTCAATTTCATCGTCACCATCCATCGCCTGCGCGCGCCGGGACTGACCTGGTACAGGCTGCCGCTGTTCCTGTGGTCGCTCTATGCGACGTCAGTCATCCTGGTGCTGGCAACGCCCGTGCTTGCGATCACCCTGCTGCTCATGGCGACGGAACGGTTCTTCGGCGTCGGCATCTTCGATCCCCGGATCGGCGGCGATCCGCTGCTGTTCCAGCACCTGTTCTGGTTCTACTCGCATCCCGCCGTGTACATCATGATCCTGCCGGGCATGGGGGTGATCAACGAACTGGTCTCCTGCTTCTCGCGCAAGGAGGTGTTCGGCTACAAGTTCGTGGCGTGGTGCAGCCTCGCCATCGCCGCCGTCGGCTTCCTGGTCTGGGGCCACCATATGTTCGTTAGCGGGCAGTCCCTTGTGGCAAGCCTCGTCTTCTCCTTCATGAGCTTCATCGTGGCGGTACCGTCTGCGATCAAGGTCTTCAACTGGACCGCGACCCTGCACAAGGGCTCGATCCATTTTGATGCACCCATGCTCTATGCGCTAGCCTTCATCGGCCTGTTCACGATCGGGGGCCTCACCGGGCTGTTCCTGGCCTGCCTCGCCTTCGATGTGCACGCGACCGACACTTACTTTGTGGTCGCCCATTTCCATTACATTATGGTCGGCGGCATGGTGACGGCCTATTTCGGCGGGCTGCATTACTGGTGGCCGAAAATCACCGGGCGGCTCTACTCGGAATATTGGGCGCGCACGGCCGCGATGTTGATCTTCTTCGGCTTCAACCTCACATTCTTCCCGCAATTCATCCTGGGCGCCGAGGGCATGCCGCGGCGCTATCACGTCTATCCCCCGGAGTTTCAGCTCTGGAACGTGCTGTCCTCAGGAGGCGCCGCGATCCTCGCCGTCGCCTATCTGATGCCGCTGTTTTATCTCGGCTACTCCGCCTTCTTTGGCAAACGCGCGCCGCCAAACCCGTGGAACGCGCCTGGCCTCGAATGGCAGACGTCCTCGCCGCCGCCGGAGTTCAACTTTGAGACCCAGCCGGTGGTGACGCGCGAGCCATATCAATACAACGAGCGTTTCGAGGCGGAGCCGCAAAATGCCTGA
- a CDS encoding cytochrome c oxidase subunit II codes for MWRQWIPFWHPGLSPHSGDVDLLFAGLLLASALALALLFFLLALFCARYRAGNQTDRDHRVKKSWHWEVSWTAASFVCFLGLFVWGTSVYLQIYRIPTDEHDVFVVAKQWMWKTQHLGGQSEIDALHIPVKRPIRLVMASQDVIHSFFIPALRLKHDVVPGRYQDLEIEVDKPGHYHLFCAEYCGTDHSGMIGEIVAMDPADFSNWLTQQAPSSPLASEGGQLFRELGCSGCHGGGGTVRAPPLEGVYGKPVPLSDGTTVIADDKYIRDSILLPRSQVVASYQPVMPSFEGKVSEDQLLRLVIYIKSLAGHQS; via the coding sequence ATGTGGCGCCAGTGGATCCCGTTCTGGCATCCCGGCCTGTCGCCGCATAGCGGTGACGTCGATCTGTTGTTCGCAGGTCTTCTCCTCGCAAGTGCGCTAGCGCTCGCACTGCTGTTCTTTCTGCTCGCGCTGTTTTGCGCCCGCTATCGCGCGGGCAACCAGACCGATCGCGACCACCGCGTCAAGAAAAGCTGGCATTGGGAGGTGAGCTGGACTGCCGCTTCGTTCGTCTGCTTTCTCGGTCTCTTCGTCTGGGGCACAAGCGTGTATCTCCAGATCTATCGCATACCGACCGACGAACATGACGTGTTCGTCGTGGCTAAGCAGTGGATGTGGAAGACGCAGCATCTCGGCGGTCAGTCGGAGATCGACGCGCTGCACATCCCGGTCAAGCGCCCTATCCGCCTGGTGATGGCCTCGCAAGACGTCATCCACAGCTTCTTTATCCCGGCGCTTCGGCTCAAGCATGACGTGGTTCCGGGCCGCTACCAGGACCTCGAGATCGAGGTCGACAAGCCCGGCCATTATCATCTGTTCTGCGCCGAATATTGCGGCACCGACCATTCCGGCATGATCGGTGAGATCGTGGCAATGGATCCGGCCGACTTCTCCAACTGGCTGACGCAGCAGGCGCCATCCAGCCCGCTCGCGAGCGAAGGCGGCCAGCTCTTCCGCGAGCTCGGCTGCAGCGGCTGCCATGGTGGCGGTGGGACCGTTCGTGCGCCGCCGCTCGAAGGTGTCTACGGCAAGCCCGTGCCGCTCTCCGACGGCACCACCGTGATCGCGGATGACAAGTACATTCGGGATTCCATCCTGCTGCCGCGCAGCCAGGTGGTTGCAAGCTATCAGCCGGTGATGCCTTCGTTCGAGGGCAAGGTCAGCGAGGACCAGCTGCTGCGGCTCGTCATCTACATCAAGTCGCTCGCAGGACATCAATCATGA
- a CDS encoding cytochrome c3 family protein codes for MVQIFSPVADTWIRLFLIGGLSLAGGSIVAAVGFAHSAYMTETDIRPHQPVPFSHRHHAGELGIDCRYCHSNVEAGPQAGLPPTETCMTCHSQIWTNASMLEPVRKSLADNTPIPWTRVTKLPDYVFFRHDIHIAKGVGCESCHGRIDQMALTYRAKAFTMQFCVDCHRDPAPHLRPKDHITDMAWTPPANARKEGEAMAAHEGIRFGELTHCYVCHR; via the coding sequence ATGGTGCAAATATTCTCACCTGTGGCGGACACCTGGATTCGCCTGTTTCTGATTGGCGGCCTGTCGCTCGCCGGCGGCAGCATCGTGGCCGCTGTCGGCTTCGCGCATTCAGCGTACATGACCGAGACCGATATTCGTCCGCATCAACCGGTGCCGTTCAGTCATCGCCATCACGCGGGGGAACTTGGCATCGACTGCCGCTATTGCCACAGCAACGTCGAGGCCGGGCCGCAGGCGGGCCTCCCACCGACCGAGACCTGCATGACATGTCATTCCCAGATCTGGACCAACGCCTCGATGCTGGAACCGGTGCGGAAGAGCCTCGCCGACAACACGCCGATCCCATGGACGCGCGTTACGAAGCTGCCTGATTACGTGTTCTTCCGCCACGACATCCATATCGCCAAGGGCGTTGGCTGCGAAAGCTGCCACGGCCGCATCGACCAGATGGCGCTGACTTATCGTGCCAAAGCGTTCACGATGCAGTTTTGTGTCGATTGCCACCGTGATCCTGCGCCGCATCTGCGCCCCAAGGATCACATCACCGACATGGCGTGGACGCCGCCCGCGAACGCACGCAAGGAGGGCGAGGCCATGGCCGCCCATGAGGGCATTCGCTTCGGTGAACTCACGCATTGCTACGTGTGTCACCGATGA
- a CDS encoding TAT-variant-translocated molybdopterin oxidoreductase: MKRRNDHQPADGPRLWAGIEELSDDPQFQAFIEAEYPVVHEFSKTARRDFLKLMGASFALAGLSGCEKSSFITALPYVYQPPSETIGLPRYYATAVLLDGYAQPVIATAHAGRPTKLDGNPGHPATQGRSDIFMQSAVLQLYDPDRAAAPSRHGEAVSWADVESAIGTMRENWRADQGLGARLLLGPTTSPTLLRQIDAFRKQFPKARVHVHAAAGHEARRRQITAAVYGQAVDLHYGLGDCDVVVGLDDDFLGPGPDQVRNALGWSQARRRSSDRPGNRLFMAESVPTATGALAAHRLIADARRMPVLAEALANALDVAGASKPDVTDAEAGWIARVVAACKDRVGRSLFVSGPSGGAAAALWIARINQQLGNAGQTLKLTAPITGPVDTGTLPELVSDINAERVTSLLVIDCNPAYNASGELNVGDAIKRVRSSLHIGLHRDETGALCQWQLPLAHALESWSDARAVDGTASILQPVISPFYDVRSVHYVFAKLLGEVDPAPDAAIRETWQASFGDAFEARWKQALHDGFIAGAAPFVTASPASNPITSPNKAGDLDIVFLPDPTIWDGQFANIGWLQELPKTLTTVTWSNVIAVGPALANRFGSTNGDHVEVTVGERRIKGPLWIMPGQAENTVALYLGYGRSRAGRVGDNLGYNAYQVRPAAEPWLTQGSLRKLDSREDLAVTQLHHRLDGFDLAREISPGQVEKVKSEEASLYAPWPSAKNAWGMVIDLDSCIGCNACVTACTAENNVPVVGADQVRAGREMHWLRIARYYTGDVTEPRSFFEPVPCMHCEDAPCEMGCPVHATTHNAEGINQMVYNRCIGTRTCSSYCPYKVRRFNFYDYRSSADSPEHAVHNPDVTVRSRGVMEKCTYCTQRIEAAHVAADKENRSIRDGEIVTACQQACPTKAIVFGDINDPNSEVSRLKRDGRHYVLLEEQGTRPRTTYLARWREDDPESRQG, from the coding sequence ATGAAGCGCCGCAACGACCATCAACCGGCGGACGGGCCGCGCCTGTGGGCAGGCATCGAGGAGCTGTCGGATGATCCGCAGTTCCAGGCCTTCATCGAGGCGGAATATCCTGTTGTCCACGAATTCTCCAAGACCGCGCGCCGCGACTTCCTGAAGCTGATGGGCGCGTCCTTCGCGCTGGCGGGACTGAGCGGCTGCGAGAAGAGCTCGTTCATCACGGCGTTGCCCTATGTCTACCAACCGCCGAGCGAGACCATCGGCCTGCCGCGCTATTATGCGACAGCCGTGCTGCTCGACGGCTACGCCCAGCCGGTGATCGCCACGGCGCATGCGGGTCGACCGACCAAACTCGATGGCAATCCCGGTCACCCCGCAACACAAGGCCGCAGCGACATCTTCATGCAGAGCGCCGTGTTGCAGCTCTACGATCCCGATCGCGCGGCTGCGCCAAGCCGTCATGGTGAGGCCGTGAGCTGGGCCGATGTGGAATCGGCGATCGGTACGATGCGCGAGAACTGGCGCGCCGACCAGGGCTTGGGCGCGCGGCTGCTGCTCGGCCCGACGACCTCGCCGACATTGCTGCGGCAGATCGATGCCTTTCGGAAGCAGTTTCCCAAGGCACGCGTTCACGTCCACGCGGCTGCGGGACATGAGGCGAGGCGGCGACAGATCACAGCCGCAGTCTATGGGCAGGCCGTCGATCTCCATTATGGCCTTGGGGACTGCGATGTCGTTGTCGGACTCGACGATGATTTTCTGGGCCCCGGTCCTGATCAGGTGCGGAACGCGCTGGGCTGGTCGCAAGCGCGCCGACGGTCCAGTGACCGGCCGGGCAATCGGCTGTTCATGGCGGAGAGCGTGCCGACCGCAACGGGCGCCCTGGCGGCGCACCGGCTCATTGCTGACGCGAGGCGAATGCCCGTGCTCGCGGAGGCGCTGGCGAACGCGCTTGATGTGGCCGGTGCATCGAAGCCAGACGTGACGGATGCCGAGGCCGGCTGGATCGCGCGCGTGGTCGCGGCCTGCAAGGACCGGGTAGGGCGTTCGTTGTTCGTGTCGGGCCCGAGCGGCGGTGCAGCTGCAGCGCTCTGGATTGCCAGGATCAACCAACAGCTCGGCAATGCCGGTCAAACCTTAAAGCTGACAGCGCCGATCACGGGCCCGGTTGATACGGGAACGTTGCCCGAATTGGTCTCCGATATCAACGCGGAGCGCGTCACCTCGCTGCTCGTGATCGACTGCAATCCCGCCTACAACGCCTCAGGTGAGCTCAACGTCGGCGATGCCATCAAGCGCGTTCGCTCCTCGCTTCATATCGGTCTGCACCGCGACGAGACCGGCGCGCTCTGCCAATGGCAGCTTCCGCTGGCGCATGCGCTGGAAAGCTGGAGCGACGCGCGCGCCGTCGATGGCACGGCAAGCATCCTTCAGCCAGTGATCTCGCCGTTCTACGACGTCAGATCGGTGCATTATGTGTTTGCGAAGCTGCTTGGCGAGGTTGATCCGGCGCCGGATGCCGCAATCCGCGAGACCTGGCAGGCGAGCTTTGGTGACGCATTCGAAGCGCGGTGGAAGCAGGCGCTGCATGACGGCTTCATTGCGGGGGCGGCACCGTTCGTCACCGCATCGCCTGCAAGCAATCCGATTACGTCCCCGAACAAGGCCGGTGATCTCGACATCGTGTTTCTGCCGGACCCGACGATCTGGGACGGGCAGTTTGCCAATATCGGTTGGCTTCAGGAGCTTCCGAAGACGCTGACGACCGTGACCTGGAGCAACGTGATCGCAGTAGGCCCGGCGCTGGCGAACCGTTTCGGCAGCACGAACGGTGATCATGTCGAAGTGACGGTTGGCGAACGTCGCATCAAGGGGCCGCTGTGGATCATGCCGGGCCAAGCCGAGAACACCGTCGCGCTCTATCTCGGCTATGGCCGAAGCCGCGCGGGACGGGTGGGCGACAATCTTGGCTACAATGCCTATCAGGTACGGCCTGCGGCAGAGCCATGGCTGACGCAGGGGAGCCTGCGCAAGCTTGATAGCCGCGAAGATCTCGCGGTGACGCAACTGCATCATCGCCTCGATGGGTTCGATCTCGCCCGTGAGATCAGCCCCGGACAGGTCGAGAAGGTAAAGTCCGAGGAAGCCAGTCTTTATGCCCCCTGGCCGTCGGCCAAGAACGCCTGGGGCATGGTGATCGACCTCGATAGTTGCATCGGCTGCAATGCCTGCGTGACCGCCTGCACGGCAGAGAACAACGTGCCCGTGGTCGGCGCGGATCAGGTGCGGGCCGGCCGTGAGATGCATTGGCTGCGGATCGCGCGCTACTACACCGGCGACGTCACGGAGCCACGCAGTTTCTTCGAACCGGTGCCGTGCATGCATTGTGAGGATGCGCCGTGCGAAATGGGTTGCCCGGTCCACGCCACTACCCATAACGCCGAGGGCATCAACCAGATGGTCTATAACCGCTGTATCGGCACGCGCACCTGTTCCAGCTACTGTCCCTACAAGGTGCGACGCTTCAATTTTTACGACTATCGGTCGTCCGCGGATTCACCTGAGCATGCCGTCCATAACCCGGACGTCACCGTCCGCTCGCGCGGCGTCATGGAGAAGTGCACCTATTGCACCCAGCGCATCGAGGCGGCCCACGTGGCCGCGGACAAGGAGAACCGCTCCATCCGTGATGGCGAGATCGTCACAGCCTGTCAGCAGGCCTGCCCCACCAAGGCGATCGTGTTCGGCGACATCAACGATCCGAACTCGGAGGTGTCGCGCCTGAAGCGCGACGGCCGGCACTATGTTCTGCTGGAGGAGCAGGGGACACGGCCGCGCACGACCTATCTGGCGCGCTGGCGCGAGGATGATCCGGAATCGAGACAGGGATGA
- the nrfD gene encoding NrfD/PsrC family molybdoenzyme membrane anchor subunit, which produces MSERSDILPTRQSMGGITDQLTGIPLHFPADRRWVIAMTVASALLLLLMASVVALFTRGVGIWGINIPVNWAFAIHNYVWWLGIGHAGTLISALLLLTGSEWRNSLNRFAETMTLFAVVCAGIYPILHLGRPWYVYWMFPYPATMGVWPQFRSPLEWDIWAVLTYLTGSLAFWYTGLIPDLAAARDRATRRGWQIFFGITALGWRGSARHWQRWQQAYRLTAGLAVPLVVSVHSEVSLLFAAGQIPGWHSTIFPPYFVLGAAFSGFAVVSIITVSLRSWFGLKDLVTDDHLDLLGKVLLATGLMTGYGYVFEVFDAVYSGEAHEIQTLADRFTGPYSWTYWGAVIFNFIPLQALWWREVRRSGWMLLLISASVVVGMWLERYMILVTSLYRDFLVSSWSHFTPSFWDWSTYFGTIGLFLVPFLIAIRLVPMISIFESKELLHEEKEEQQHG; this is translated from the coding sequence ATGAGCGAGCGATCCGACATCTTGCCGACGCGCCAGAGCATGGGCGGTATTACCGACCAGCTCACCGGCATTCCCCTGCATTTCCCGGCGGACCGCCGCTGGGTGATCGCCATGACGGTCGCAAGCGCGCTGCTGCTGTTGCTGATGGCCTCGGTGGTCGCGCTGTTTACGCGCGGCGTCGGCATCTGGGGCATCAACATCCCCGTCAACTGGGCGTTCGCGATCCACAATTACGTCTGGTGGCTCGGCATCGGCCATGCCGGCACGCTGATCTCGGCGCTGCTACTGCTCACCGGCAGCGAGTGGCGCAACTCGCTCAATCGTTTCGCCGAGACCATGACGCTGTTCGCCGTGGTCTGCGCCGGCATCTATCCGATCCTGCATCTCGGCCGGCCCTGGTACGTCTATTGGATGTTTCCCTATCCGGCGACCATGGGCGTGTGGCCGCAATTCCGCAGTCCGCTGGAATGGGACATCTGGGCGGTGCTGACCTATCTGACGGGCTCGCTTGCGTTCTGGTACACGGGCCTGATCCCTGATCTCGCTGCCGCACGCGATCGCGCGACGCGGCGGGGCTGGCAAATTTTCTTTGGCATCACCGCGCTCGGATGGCGCGGATCGGCCAGGCATTGGCAGCGCTGGCAGCAGGCCTACCGGCTGACCGCGGGGCTTGCTGTGCCGCTGGTTGTCTCCGTCCACAGCGAGGTGTCGTTGCTGTTCGCCGCCGGGCAGATCCCGGGCTGGCACTCGACGATCTTTCCACCTTACTTCGTGCTGGGGGCGGCCTTCTCCGGTTTCGCCGTCGTCTCCATCATCACAGTTTCTCTGCGCTCCTGGTTCGGGCTGAAAGACCTCGTGACTGACGATCATCTCGACCTGCTCGGCAAGGTCTTGCTCGCGACTGGCCTGATGACCGGCTATGGCTACGTCTTCGAGGTGTTCGATGCGGTCTATTCCGGCGAGGCGCACGAGATCCAAACGCTGGCCGACCGTTTCACCGGCCCTTATTCCTGGACTTATTGGGGCGCGGTCATCTTCAACTTCATTCCGCTGCAGGCGCTGTGGTGGCGAGAGGTGCGGCGCAGCGGCTGGATGCTCCTGCTGATCTCCGCGTCCGTCGTGGTCGGCATGTGGCTTGAGCGCTACATGATCCTGGTCACCAGCCTTTATCGCGACTTCCTGGTGTCGTCGTGGAGCCACTTCACGCCGAGCTTCTGGGACTGGTCGACTTATTTCGGCACGATCGGACTGTTCCTGGTGCCGTTCCTCATCGCCATCAGGCTCGTTCCCATGATCTCGATCTTCGAGAGCAAGGAGCTCCTCCACGAGGAAAAGGAGGAGCAGCAACATGGCTGA
- a CDS encoding DUF3341 domain-containing protein — protein sequence MAEQLYGALAEFKSPEDLLAAARKAREAGYRSLDAFTPFPVEGLDRILRFPRATISFVGLGGAIVGASTALAMQFFANYDYPLNVGGRPIYPISAFAVVTFELTILFSALAMLFGMLWQNGLPRLSYPVFNGERFHRASKDRFFLCVGAEDARFDAGETLAFLSSTGALSVELVPE from the coding sequence ATGGCTGAACAGCTCTACGGCGCGCTGGCTGAATTCAAGTCCCCGGAAGATCTGCTGGCGGCGGCACGCAAGGCGCGGGAGGCCGGCTATCGCAGCCTCGATGCTTTCACGCCGTTCCCGGTCGAGGGCCTGGATCGCATCCTGCGGTTTCCGCGGGCTACCATCTCCTTCGTCGGCCTCGGTGGAGCGATCGTCGGCGCAAGCACTGCACTCGCCATGCAGTTCTTCGCCAACTACGACTACCCGCTCAATGTCGGGGGACGGCCGATCTATCCGATCTCGGCCTTTGCGGTCGTGACCTTCGAGCTCACCATCCTGTTCTCCGCGCTTGCCATGCTGTTCGGAATGCTGTGGCAGAACGGGCTGCCGCGGCTCAGCTATCCCGTGTTCAACGGCGAGCGGTTTCACCGCGCCAGCAAGGACCGGTTCTTCCTCTGCGTCGGTGCAGAAGATGCGAGGTTCGATGCGGGTGAGACACTGGCCTTCCTCAGCAGCACCGGAGCGTTGTCGGTGGAGCTGGTGCCGGAATGA
- a CDS encoding cytochrome c, translating to MNRWLAIVTLAGLLGACDQNMDEQPRYSEYSRAALFRGSVLRPPPANTVARDDLDREQAAKTKPVLSAQLLARGRERFRIFCSPCHGGAGDGTGIVVQRGMPGPTSYHDDRLRTADDQYFFDVITNGHDAMYSYAARVPPGDRWAIVAYIRALQLSRRASLDDVPADQRARLESQP from the coding sequence ATGAACAGGTGGCTGGCCATCGTTACGCTTGCCGGTCTGCTCGGCGCCTGTGACCAGAACATGGACGAGCAGCCGCGTTACAGCGAATATTCGCGCGCGGCGCTGTTTCGCGGCAGCGTGCTGCGACCGCCGCCGGCGAACACGGTCGCCCGGGACGATCTGGATCGGGAGCAGGCGGCCAAAACCAAGCCTGTGCTGTCAGCCCAATTGCTGGCGCGCGGGCGGGAGCGCTTCCGCATATTCTGCTCACCTTGCCACGGCGGCGCCGGCGACGGGACCGGCATCGTCGTCCAGCGCGGCATGCCGGGCCCGACGAGCTATCACGACGACCGGCTGCGCACCGCCGACGATCAGTATTTCTTCGACGTGATCACCAACGGTCACGACGCGATGTATTCCTATGCCGCCCGCGTCCCGCCTGGGGATCGCTGGGCGATCGTCGCCTATATCCGTGCGCTCCAGCTCAGCCGCCGCGCCTCGCTCGACGATGTGCCGGCTGACCAGCGCGCCAGGCTGGAGAGCCAGCCATGA
- a CDS encoding SCO family protein — protein MSDLKERSASLQTWLGGVPTVWILADYTCETLCGPAISIVSNALADTGLSAGKDFRLIVVSFDPRDTAAQALAMMNAQLTPSNGLAEHSVFLRATAPDISTLTGAFGVQPVYDREHDQFAHPAAAFVVTPGGRISRALSALAVDNTNLRLAVVEAGRGHVGGWTDQVHLLCYGFDPASGTYTLAARRLLIATSSIGAIVLALLIGLLLRREHATR, from the coding sequence ATGAGCGACCTGAAGGAGCGCAGCGCATCGCTGCAGACCTGGCTTGGCGGCGTCCCGACCGTGTGGATCCTGGCCGACTACACCTGCGAGACGCTGTGCGGGCCGGCGATCTCGATCGTGTCGAACGCGCTGGCCGATACGGGCCTCAGCGCCGGCAAGGATTTTCGGCTCATCGTTGTCAGCTTCGATCCCAGGGATACGGCGGCTCAGGCGCTGGCGATGATGAATGCGCAGCTCACTCCCAGCAACGGGCTCGCCGAGCACAGCGTGTTTCTCCGGGCGACTGCGCCTGATATCAGTACGTTGACCGGCGCGTTCGGTGTGCAGCCCGTTTACGATCGCGAGCATGACCAATTCGCCCATCCTGCTGCAGCCTTTGTGGTAACGCCGGGTGGTCGGATTTCGCGCGCGCTCTCAGCCTTGGCCGTCGATAACACCAATCTGCGTCTCGCTGTGGTGGAGGCCGGCCGAGGACACGTCGGCGGCTGGACCGACCAGGTCCATCTGCTCTGCTACGGCTTCGATCCCGCGAGCGGCACTTACACGCTCGCCGCGCGGCGGCTGCTGATCGCGACGTCCTCCATCGGGGCTATCGTCCTTGCCCTGCTGATCGGGCTTCTGCTCCGGCGCGAGCACGCCACCAGATAG
- a CDS encoding inorganic diphosphatase: MTNLTKLPSWADKDNVFAVVETPRGSSCKLDFDPNLGVFALAKSLMAGLTYPYDWGFIPSTKADDGDPLDVLILHDAQTYPGVVLRCRPVGILEVEQKKKGKKERNDRIFAVPDRSPLETNLKDIRDLPSHARDDLEQFFQATNALENKALKFLGWHGPGRATKTIKRLAC, translated from the coding sequence ATGACCAATCTGACAAAACTGCCGAGCTGGGCCGACAAAGACAATGTCTTTGCGGTCGTCGAGACGCCGCGCGGCAGCTCGTGCAAGCTCGATTTCGATCCCAACCTCGGTGTCTTTGCCCTGGCGAAGTCGCTCATGGCGGGCCTGACCTATCCCTACGATTGGGGTTTCATTCCCTCGACAAAGGCCGATGACGGTGACCCGCTGGATGTGCTGATCCTGCATGATGCGCAGACCTATCCGGGAGTGGTGCTGCGCTGTCGCCCCGTTGGCATTCTCGAAGTCGAACAGAAGAAAAAGGGAAAGAAGGAGCGAAACGACCGCATTTTTGCGGTGCCCGACCGATCACCGCTCGAAACCAACCTCAAGGATATCCGCGATCTCCCCTCCCATGCGCGCGATGATCTCGAACAGTTTTTTCAAGCGACTAACGCCCTGGAGAACAAGGCGCTGAAATTCCTTGGTTGGCATGGGCCCGGCCGGGCGACCAAGACCATCAAAAGGCTGGCCTGCTGA